The following proteins are co-located in the Spirosoma montaniterrae genome:
- a CDS encoding SusC/RagA family TonB-linked outer membrane protein, which yields MRLRLLRLITLFLVIGTSALAQTITGRVTTTTDGQALPGVSILVKGTTSGSTTDADGKFSIASRANGILIFSYIGYKTKEVAINNQSIVNVSLDEDAGMIDEVVVTAFGVTKEQRALGYATAVVKSDQLVKVANTNFATALYGKAPGVTISATPGGATSGVNINIRGLSSITGNTQPLIVMDGIPIRNGEFRNGDYWGDQRIRGNGLLDLNPADIENLSILKGASAAALYGSEAVNGVILVTTKSGKGRKGLGVDFNASYNVDQIAYLPRYQNVRGPGYMLNYLNGGQDANGFIFYDTNGDGKGDTRGLLNASVNFGPKFDGQPVMAFDGVVRPYSPSGNSYADLFQNARTSNINLAISKATDNMNLRFSVTRQDNGMISYNSKNERNILNLNVGFTPNPKLQTDLVVNYINQNTRNRPFKVDRMINNFTGMMNRFEAADWYFNKYQTSLGYKYVTGTNPSLTPSENIIRNGFKGDIADYVWNTRANTYQEYSNRIIASVTQTWHILPSLNLRGRVGTDFTSERIEDRKRSERPLAFGYSGEFTLNNNIYSNAYADLLLTYNRKLNEDITVSAMAGYNGYSQLNSLMSRGTNGGLSTENFFDVSASVNIPNSSNFRERWVRDAFLGTVNVNYKDIVYIEGTLRRDRTSTLAPGNNAFVYPSVNSSFVFSDLIRLPAAITYAKLRASYGIVGNYPGIYLANNAYLQGNLNVQQTGGNSVLYTNISSAYGNDQIRPEQKREFEFGLDTRLFRDRLRVDISYYNAQIVDQILPLNIAASSGARTILANIGTLRNQGVEMALSISPLKAASANGLNWDLTLNLARNRNKVEKLANNSTELLHADYDGNAAQLRSVVGQPMGDIYVHGILKSATGQNVVGPNGLYQLDGANWIKAGNATPKLTGGLLNSLNYKGFTLDVVTDFRFGGHIMPTGINWMTSRGLTEESLTAMDAERGGLRYYIDANGKGVQTTGNAGPNGEVAYNDGMLMDGVLANGERNTNVIPQSRYYNATYNWGGPQYSSARYELYVKENTFIKLRELSLGYRIPSVLTRRIGTQNMTLSVFGRNLFFFYRTIKDLDAEQTTVSSRWSDNINNAGSNPSFRTMGVMLRASF from the coding sequence ATGAGACTACGTTTACTCAGGCTTATTACGCTGTTTTTGGTGATAGGCACCTCCGCGCTCGCACAGACAATTACGGGCCGGGTTACAACAACTACGGATGGACAGGCACTGCCCGGCGTGTCCATTCTGGTGAAGGGCACCACATCGGGTTCTACAACGGATGCCGATGGTAAATTCAGTATAGCCTCCCGTGCAAACGGGATTTTGATATTCTCGTACATCGGCTATAAAACGAAAGAAGTTGCCATCAACAACCAGTCGATAGTGAACGTCTCGCTGGACGAGGACGCGGGCATGATCGACGAAGTAGTGGTTACGGCCTTTGGCGTTACCAAAGAGCAACGGGCATTAGGCTATGCTACCGCCGTTGTTAAAAGCGATCAATTGGTCAAAGTCGCCAACACGAACTTTGCTACGGCTCTGTATGGCAAAGCACCGGGCGTAACGATTAGCGCAACCCCCGGCGGGGCTACCAGCGGTGTAAACATCAATATTCGGGGCTTGTCGTCTATCACGGGCAACACCCAGCCCCTGATTGTGATGGACGGCATCCCCATTCGGAACGGCGAGTTTCGCAACGGCGACTATTGGGGTGATCAGCGCATTCGGGGTAACGGCCTGCTGGACCTGAACCCGGCTGATATTGAAAACCTTTCGATATTGAAGGGGGCCTCGGCGGCTGCGCTGTACGGGTCTGAAGCCGTAAACGGGGTCATTCTGGTAACTACCAAGTCGGGCAAAGGCCGTAAGGGTCTTGGCGTCGATTTCAACGCCAGCTACAACGTCGATCAGATTGCGTATCTGCCCCGGTATCAAAACGTTCGCGGCCCCGGCTATATGCTGAACTACCTCAACGGTGGGCAGGATGCCAACGGGTTTATTTTTTACGACACCAACGGCGATGGCAAGGGCGATACCAGAGGGCTGCTGAACGCATCGGTTAACTTCGGGCCGAAGTTCGATGGGCAACCCGTAATGGCGTTCGACGGGGTTGTTCGACCCTACTCGCCATCGGGCAACAGCTACGCCGATTTGTTTCAGAACGCCCGCACCTCCAACATCAACCTCGCTATTTCAAAAGCGACCGACAACATGAATTTGCGGTTTTCGGTAACGCGGCAAGACAATGGCATGATTAGCTACAATTCCAAGAACGAACGTAACATTCTGAACCTTAACGTTGGCTTCACGCCTAATCCGAAATTGCAGACTGATCTGGTTGTTAACTACATCAACCAGAACACCCGCAATCGCCCGTTCAAAGTAGATCGCATGATCAACAACTTTACGGGGATGATGAACCGGTTTGAAGCCGCCGACTGGTACTTCAACAAATACCAGACCAGCTTAGGCTACAAGTACGTAACGGGCACCAATCCCAGCCTGACGCCAAGCGAAAACATTATCAGGAATGGCTTCAAAGGCGATATTGCCGATTATGTATGGAATACGCGGGCCAATACCTACCAGGAATACAGCAACCGGATTATTGCCAGTGTAACGCAGACCTGGCATATTTTGCCGAGCCTGAACCTGCGGGGCCGGGTGGGCACCGATTTTACGTCGGAGCGTATCGAAGACAGGAAGCGTAGCGAACGACCGCTGGCTTTCGGCTATTCGGGTGAGTTTACCCTGAACAACAATATCTACAGCAATGCCTATGCCGATCTGCTGCTGACCTACAACCGCAAGCTAAACGAAGACATCACGGTGTCGGCTATGGCGGGGTACAACGGCTATAGCCAGCTTAATTCGCTGATGAGCCGTGGCACCAATGGTGGATTGAGTACGGAAAATTTCTTCGACGTTTCGGCATCGGTCAATATTCCTAATAGCAGTAATTTTCGCGAACGCTGGGTTCGCGATGCCTTTCTGGGTACGGTGAATGTCAATTACAAAGACATCGTGTACATAGAAGGCACGCTACGTCGGGACCGCACGTCAACGCTGGCACCGGGCAACAATGCCTTTGTTTATCCGTCCGTAAACTCATCGTTCGTATTTAGTGATCTGATTCGGTTGCCAGCGGCTATCACGTATGCCAAACTGCGGGCATCGTATGGTATTGTGGGGAACTATCCGGGCATTTATTTAGCCAACAATGCATACCTTCAGGGCAACCTGAACGTGCAGCAAACGGGGGGGAACTCGGTGCTGTACACCAACATCAGCAGCGCATATGGGAACGACCAAATCCGGCCAGAGCAGAAGCGCGAGTTTGAATTCGGCCTCGACACCCGTCTGTTCCGGGATCGGCTGCGTGTCGATATATCGTATTACAACGCCCAGATCGTTGACCAGATTCTGCCGCTGAACATCGCGGCCAGTTCGGGTGCCCGCACCATTCTGGCTAACATTGGTACGCTCCGCAATCAGGGCGTTGAAATGGCGTTGAGCATCTCGCCCCTGAAAGCAGCCTCTGCCAACGGCCTGAACTGGGACCTGACCCTGAACTTAGCCCGGAATCGGAACAAAGTAGAAAAATTGGCCAACAACTCGACAGAACTGCTCCACGCCGACTATGACGGCAACGCGGCTCAACTCCGGTCGGTGGTGGGCCAGCCGATGGGCGATATTTATGTACATGGCATTCTGAAAAGCGCGACTGGTCAGAACGTAGTGGGGCCAAACGGTCTGTATCAATTAGACGGAGCCAACTGGATTAAGGCGGGTAACGCCACGCCCAAACTGACGGGCGGCTTGCTCAATAGCCTCAACTACAAAGGCTTCACCTTAGACGTAGTGACCGACTTCCGGTTCGGGGGCCACATCATGCCAACGGGTATCAACTGGATGACGTCGCGCGGCCTGACCGAAGAGAGCCTGACCGCTATGGATGCCGAACGCGGTGGCCTCCGCTACTACATCGATGCTAACGGCAAGGGCGTTCAGACAACGGGAAACGCCGGGCCGAATGGGGAAGTAGCCTATAACGACGGTATGCTGATGGACGGTGTGCTGGCTAATGGCGAGCGGAACACCAACGTTATTCCGCAGTCGAGATATTACAACGCCACCTACAACTGGGGCGGCCCGCAGTACAGCAGCGCACGGTATGAGCTGTACGTGAAAGAGAACACCTTCATCAAGTTGCGGGAACTGTCGCTGGGTTATCGGATACCGTCGGTACTTACCCGCCGAATCGGTACGCAGAACATGACCCTGTCGGTGTTTGGTCGCAACCTGTTCTTCTTCTACCGGACCATCAAAGACCTCGATGCCGAGCAAACTACCGTTAGTTCGCGCTGGAGCGACAACATCAATAACGCCGGTTCCAACCCGTCGTTCCGCACGATGGGTGTCATGCTGCGGGCCAGTTTCTAA
- a CDS encoding GNAT family N-acetyltransferase, translating into MQAQPTSIAGKPNYAIQLFSTTSCRVPPFHESGFFFNELAHVRQQYSGPSHLLVAVNQQTGRSDARCAFFINNNQAISPIAAPFGSVEFTDKLPDATLKCLLDQLVETARLMGVSALRLVNYPHSYAPAQAERLTTQLLQSGFHVSNTYQNHSLAIDDDPFTGKIHSSERRRLRKCERAGFTFDHWVNPDIDALTGFIAETRRQQGYRLTLTPERLTRLLRQFPDKFPVFVVHDGPALAALTVAVRVRDNILYSFLPASSPDYRSFSPAVMLTNGLYNYCQHQRIQLLDLGVSLDNDRQPKSTLMRFKERLGAKASEKLVFKIIF; encoded by the coding sequence TTGCAAGCTCAGCCTACGTCTATTGCGGGCAAACCCAATTACGCTATCCAGCTTTTTTCAACGACATCCTGTCGGGTGCCTCCGTTTCATGAATCAGGCTTCTTCTTCAATGAGTTAGCACACGTTCGTCAGCAATACTCGGGTCCGTCGCATTTGCTGGTCGCAGTCAATCAGCAAACAGGCCGGTCTGACGCCCGATGCGCTTTTTTCATTAACAACAATCAGGCAATCAGCCCAATAGCCGCGCCTTTCGGCTCTGTAGAATTCACCGACAAACTGCCTGATGCTACCCTGAAATGCTTGTTGGATCAATTGGTTGAAACAGCCCGGTTGATGGGCGTCAGTGCCTTGCGGCTGGTTAATTACCCGCATAGCTACGCGCCCGCACAAGCCGAGCGGTTAACCACGCAACTACTCCAGTCTGGTTTTCACGTATCAAACACATACCAAAATCATTCATTAGCTATTGACGATGACCCTTTTACAGGCAAAATACACTCATCTGAACGGCGACGCCTGCGCAAATGTGAACGAGCCGGTTTCACGTTTGACCACTGGGTTAATCCTGACATAGACGCGCTGACCGGGTTCATTGCCGAGACCCGGCGACAGCAGGGCTACCGGCTCACGCTTACTCCCGAGCGGCTCACTCGTCTACTAAGACAGTTTCCCGATAAATTCCCTGTATTTGTGGTGCACGACGGCCCTGCGTTGGCGGCTCTGACCGTTGCGGTGCGTGTTCGCGATAATATACTGTATAGTTTTCTGCCCGCTTCCTCGCCCGACTACCGCTCGTTCAGTCCGGCGGTAATGCTCACCAATGGTCTTTACAACTATTGTCAGCACCAACGGATTCAGTTGCTCGATCTTGGCGTTTCGCTCGATAATGACCGGCAACCCAAATCCACCCTGATGCGCTTTAAAGAACGACTCGGTGCAAAGGCGTCGGAGAAGTTAGTCTTTAAGATAATTTTTTAA
- the pseB gene encoding UDP-N-acetylglucosamine 4,6-dehydratase (inverting), with protein sequence MLDLSNKSILITGGTGSFGKKFVEMVYQRYPNLKRLVVYSRDELKQFEMSQHYPQSQYKSIRFFIGDVRDGERLKRACEGVDIIIHAAALKQVPAAEYNPMECIKTNVFGAENVINAAMDNGVQRVVALSTDKAAAPINLYGATKLCSDKLFVAANNMKGKRDLRFSVVRYGNVIGSRGSVVPFFLEKRKDGVLPITHPDMTRFNISLEEGVEMVLYALEHAWGGEIFVPKIPSYRITDVAEAIGPNCEQRIVGIRPGEKLHEEMITETDALNTVETDKYYVITPSTPTWNVDEYMQAFGGRTVDMGFKYNSGTNTEWLTVEQLREQVRQHVDAEFAV encoded by the coding sequence ATGCTTGATTTAAGTAATAAATCGATCCTGATTACGGGCGGCACCGGCTCGTTCGGCAAGAAGTTTGTCGAGATGGTGTATCAGCGGTATCCGAACCTGAAACGGTTAGTAGTTTATTCACGCGACGAACTGAAGCAGTTCGAGATGAGTCAGCACTACCCGCAGAGTCAGTATAAATCAATTCGGTTTTTCATTGGCGACGTGCGCGATGGCGAACGGCTGAAACGAGCCTGCGAAGGCGTCGACATTATTATTCACGCTGCCGCGCTGAAGCAGGTGCCTGCCGCCGAATACAATCCGATGGAGTGCATTAAAACCAACGTGTTCGGGGCCGAAAACGTGATTAACGCGGCTATGGACAACGGTGTACAGCGCGTAGTGGCCCTTTCGACCGACAAAGCAGCCGCGCCCATCAACCTCTACGGAGCCACGAAATTATGTTCAGATAAACTGTTTGTGGCGGCCAACAACATGAAAGGCAAGCGCGACCTGCGCTTCTCGGTGGTGCGCTACGGCAACGTGATTGGTTCGCGGGGGTCGGTGGTGCCGTTCTTTCTGGAGAAGCGCAAAGATGGCGTGTTGCCCATCACCCACCCCGACATGACGCGCTTCAACATCTCGCTCGAAGAGGGCGTGGAAATGGTCCTGTATGCCCTCGAACACGCCTGGGGCGGGGAGATTTTCGTACCCAAGATTCCGTCGTACCGCATCACCGACGTAGCCGAAGCTATCGGGCCAAACTGCGAACAGCGCATCGTGGGCATTCGGCCCGGCGAGAAGCTGCACGAAGAGATGATTACCGAAACCGACGCGCTCAACACCGTTGAAACCGACAAATACTATGTCATAACGCCTTCAACGCCAACCTGGAACGTTGACGAGTACATGCAGGCGTTCGGCGGGCGAACAGTTGACATGGGTTTCAAATACAACTCCGGCACCAACACCGAGTGGCTAACCGTTGAGCAACTGCGCGAGCAGGTCCGGCAACACGTTGACGCGGAGTTTGCGGTTTAA
- a CDS encoding DUF5618 family protein, whose protein sequence is MNTIQEAKRYIDNARDLLREKAKKEDGYYQDTKYVKMAGHTAYSGVLVALDTLLGIKKKGRKDVEWYKQQLAQMDRKVLSAFHSAYDTLHLSMSYDGNPSVKVAQSGLEDAEMIINWVETRIANA, encoded by the coding sequence ATGAACACCATTCAGGAAGCAAAACGCTATATCGACAATGCCCGCGACTTACTCCGCGAAAAAGCGAAGAAAGAAGATGGCTACTATCAGGATACCAAGTACGTAAAAATGGCTGGTCACACGGCCTATTCGGGCGTTCTGGTAGCCCTTGATACGCTCTTAGGCATTAAAAAGAAAGGCCGAAAAGACGTAGAATGGTACAAACAACAACTGGCCCAAATGGACCGAAAAGTGTTAAGCGCATTTCACAGTGCCTATGACACGTTGCACTTGTCGATGAGTTACGACGGAAACCCAAGTGTCAAAGTGGCGCAATCGGGGCTTGAAGACGCCGAGATGATTATTAACTGGGTCGAAACTCGCATCGCGAATGCATAA
- the pseC gene encoding UDP-4-amino-4,6-dideoxy-N-acetyl-beta-L-altrosamine transaminase, whose protein sequence is MHNQPIPYGRQHLTDDDIAAVTNVLRGPLLTQGPHIAEFEAAFAQYVGSRYAVAVANGTAALHLCCMALDVKPGTRVITTPITFSASANCVRYCGGEVFFADIDPDTVILDVDAVRALLEQHPKGYFSGIIPVDFAGYPADLSAFRQLADEYGLWLLEDSCHAPGGSFLDAKGIEHRCGDGSLADLAIFSFHPVKHIAAGEGGMITTNDEQLYKHLLRLRTHGITSKPAELTEPQPGDPERGGWYMEMQELGYNYRLTDFQAALGTSQLHRADAMLDRRRAIARRYDDAFRNTNVQTIVPPSSVGHAYHLYVIQVDDRKGLYDFLRTKNIMAQVHYIPVHRMPYYQQFGWKAGDFPNAERYYARCLSLPMFPTLTDDEQAYVIEQVLSFCG, encoded by the coding sequence ATGCATAACCAACCCATTCCCTACGGTCGGCAGCACCTGACCGACGACGATATTGCCGCCGTGACCAACGTGTTGCGTGGGCCGTTGCTGACACAGGGGCCGCACATTGCCGAGTTCGAGGCAGCCTTCGCTCAGTACGTTGGTTCGCGGTATGCGGTGGCGGTGGCAAACGGCACGGCGGCACTGCATTTGTGCTGTATGGCCCTGGACGTAAAGCCCGGTACGCGGGTCATCACAACGCCCATTACTTTCTCTGCCTCAGCCAATTGCGTCCGTTACTGTGGGGGCGAAGTATTCTTTGCCGACATTGACCCCGACACGGTTATTTTAGACGTAGACGCCGTGCGGGCCTTGCTCGAACAACATCCTAAAGGCTATTTTTCGGGCATTATTCCGGTCGATTTTGCGGGCTACCCGGCTGATTTGTCGGCCTTTCGGCAGTTGGCCGATGAATATGGCTTGTGGCTGCTCGAAGACAGTTGCCACGCGCCGGGTGGGTCGTTCTTAGACGCGAAAGGCATTGAACACCGCTGTGGCGACGGGTCGCTGGCCGATCTGGCAATTTTCAGTTTCCACCCCGTTAAGCACATTGCGGCTGGCGAGGGCGGTATGATTACGACCAACGACGAGCAACTTTACAAACACCTGTTGCGGCTCCGAACCCACGGCATCACCAGCAAACCCGCCGAGCTGACCGAGCCACAACCCGGCGACCCCGAACGTGGGGGCTGGTACATGGAGATGCAGGAATTGGGCTATAATTACCGCCTGACCGATTTTCAGGCCGCGCTCGGCACCAGCCAACTCCACCGCGCCGACGCCATGCTCGACCGCCGACGTGCCATCGCCCGACGCTACGACGACGCTTTCCGCAATACCAACGTGCAAACGATTGTGCCACCCTCCAGCGTGGGCCATGCCTATCACCTGTACGTGATTCAGGTAGACGACCGCAAAGGTTTGTACGATTTTTTGCGGACGAAAAACATCATGGCGCAGGTGCATTACATTCCGGTGCATCGGATGCCATATTACCAGCAATTCGGCTGGAAAGCGGGCGATTTTCCAAACGCCGAACGATACTACGCCCGCTGCCTGAGCCTGCCCATGTTCCCGACCCTGACCGACGACGAGCAGGCATACGTAATTGAACAGGTACTGAGTTTCTGCGGCTAA
- the pseF gene encoding pseudaminic acid cytidylyltransferase yields the protein MANIAIIPARGGSKRIPRKNIRSFLGKPIIAYAIEAARQSGLFDTVMVSTDDRGIADVARHYGASVPFLRSAEAANDFATTAQVLIEVLHQYSKQGQSFEYACCLYPTAPFVTGTLLTEAYNLLKANAFDTVYPVQQYAFPIQRAVRLADGKVNWFQPEHALTRSQDLEPAYHDAGQFYFFNVPAFQKTQRLITDNTGGIVVSEMQAHDIDTETDWQLAELKYEAMSDER from the coding sequence ATGGCGAACATCGCGATTATACCGGCGCGGGGCGGCAGCAAACGCATTCCGCGCAAAAACATCCGGTCTTTTCTGGGTAAGCCCATCATTGCCTACGCCATTGAAGCCGCCCGGCAGTCGGGGCTGTTCGATACGGTGATGGTCTCGACCGACGACCGGGGAATTGCCGACGTAGCCCGGCACTACGGCGCGTCGGTGCCTTTTCTGCGCAGTGCTGAAGCAGCCAATGATTTTGCCACAACGGCTCAGGTGCTGATCGAAGTGCTGCACCAATACAGCAAACAGGGCCAGTCATTCGAGTATGCCTGTTGTCTGTATCCTACTGCTCCCTTTGTAACGGGAACTCTACTCACTGAAGCCTATAACCTGCTAAAAGCTAACGCGTTCGACACGGTTTACCCCGTTCAGCAATACGCTTTTCCCATTCAGCGGGCAGTTCGGTTAGCCGATGGAAAAGTTAACTGGTTTCAACCCGAACACGCGCTGACCCGTTCGCAGGACCTCGAACCGGCCTATCACGACGCGGGGCAGTTTTATTTTTTCAACGTTCCGGCATTTCAAAAAACACAACGTTTAATTACCGATAACACGGGCGGCATTGTCGTCTCCGAGATGCAGGCGCACGACATCGATACCGAAACCGACTGGCAACTGGCCGAACTAAAATATGAAGCGATGAGTGATGAACGATGA
- the pseG gene encoding UDP-2,4-diacetamido-2,4,6-trideoxy-beta-L-altropyranose hydrolase, translating into MKKKVLFRADGDAQIGLGHVMRCLALAEMLGDDYNRRFAIVQPAPEVVRLIEEEGVAVLPLASNQVDEFASMLEPDMVVVLDGYAFDQSYQQTVRAGARALVYIDDLVTGHQVADVVVNHAGGLTEYEYQSESYTQFCIGPHYALLRPPFFAPITPTPKEGPVFVSLGGADPSNTTVRVLEGLLAAFRLLNQIWRVHVVVGPLQQNRPAIDALKNNVRHLHILEKLNAGQMVAELTKCQLAITACSTIAYEVCAVNRPLIAIQTADNQSRLAVFLEKNALTPDVLPINATIDQIANALYTGLSADSAGYRELLTQNQRRYFDGRSPERFRALFERLCN; encoded by the coding sequence ATGAAAAAAAAGGTTCTCTTCCGCGCCGATGGCGATGCACAGATTGGCCTGGGCCATGTGATGCGGTGTCTGGCACTGGCCGAGATGCTGGGCGATGACTATAACCGGCGTTTTGCCATCGTACAACCCGCACCGGAGGTAGTTCGGCTTATCGAAGAGGAAGGCGTTGCCGTGTTGCCGTTGGCTTCAAATCAGGTCGATGAGTTTGCGTCGATGCTGGAGCCGGATATGGTCGTGGTGCTGGATGGATACGCGTTCGATCAATCGTATCAGCAAACCGTTCGGGCGGGGGCGCGGGCGTTGGTTTACATCGACGATCTGGTAACGGGTCATCAGGTAGCCGACGTGGTGGTGAATCATGCGGGTGGCCTGACGGAATACGAGTATCAAAGCGAATCCTACACGCAGTTTTGTATCGGCCCGCATTACGCCCTGCTTCGACCGCCTTTTTTTGCTCCCATTACGCCGACTCCCAAAGAAGGCCCCGTTTTTGTGAGCTTAGGCGGGGCCGACCCCAGCAACACCACCGTTCGCGTGCTCGAAGGTTTATTGGCCGCCTTCCGGCTGCTCAACCAAATCTGGCGTGTGCATGTGGTTGTTGGCCCCTTGCAGCAGAACCGACCGGCCATCGATGCTTTGAAAAACAACGTCAGGCACCTGCATATTTTAGAAAAGCTGAACGCCGGACAGATGGTGGCCGAACTCACCAAATGCCAGTTAGCGATTACAGCCTGTAGCACGATAGCCTACGAAGTGTGCGCCGTTAATCGCCCGCTGATTGCCATTCAAACGGCTGATAATCAGAGCCGGTTAGCGGTTTTCTTAGAGAAGAATGCTCTTACGCCCGACGTACTGCCCATCAACGCCACCATCGATCAGATTGCCAATGCGCTTTACACCGGGCTGTCGGCTGACTCAGCAGGTTACCGGGAATTACTGACCCAAAATCAACGCCGTTATTTCGATGGCCGGTCGCCCGAACGCTTCCGGGCTTTGTTTGAACGATTATGCAATTAA
- a CDS encoding GNAT family N-acetyltransferase, translating to MQLTHRIAQPADSQLYFDWANDPDTRRQSFNSAPISFDTHTAWFTRKLTDANALLLLFENETGEPVGQVRFERGPNETVIGISVDAKHRGKGLASQLIERGCTVCREQWGAVTIHAYIKPENRASARAFERAGFVFSHESGKFGVDSLVYKK from the coding sequence ATGCAATTAACTCATCGCATCGCTCAACCCGCCGATAGTCAACTCTATTTCGACTGGGCCAACGACCCCGACACCCGGCGGCAATCGTTCAACTCCGCCCCTATCTCGTTTGATACCCACACGGCCTGGTTTACCCGCAAACTGACCGACGCGAATGCTCTATTATTGCTTTTCGAGAACGAGACGGGCGAACCGGTTGGGCAGGTGCGGTTTGAGCGAGGCCCCAACGAAACCGTTATCGGTATTTCGGTCGATGCAAAACACCGGGGTAAGGGGCTGGCAAGTCAGCTTATCGAACGGGGCTGCACCGTTTGCCGCGAACAGTGGGGAGCCGTTACGATTCATGCGTATATCAAACCCGAAAATCGGGCGTCGGCGCGGGCCTTCGAGCGGGCAGGGTTCGTGTTCTCGCACGAAAGCGGTAAATTTGGGGTTGACAGTTTAGTTTATAAAAAATGA
- the pseI gene encoding pseudaminic acid synthase: MNQPIQVAHYTISPQHRPFVIAEMSGNHNQSLERALEIVDAVADAGAHALKLQTYTPDTITFNGASDEFYIRDSNSLWADKNLYKLYQDAYTPWEWHKPIFDHAQQRGMIAFSSPFDTTAVDFLESLNVPLYKIASFENTDHILLKRVAQTGKPVIMSTGVASVADLEESVRVLRENGCRDLVLLKCTSTYPATPESTNLRTIPHLRDLFSVPVGLSDHTMGIGAAVAAVALGAVVLEKHVTLRRADGGVDSAFSLEPDELKNLVIETERAWLAMGQVSYTLTPKEQKSRQFKRSLYVVHDIKAGEPFTPDNVRSIRPANGLHTRYYEQVLGQLATQDVKAGTALNWNLLK; encoded by the coding sequence ATGAACCAACCCATTCAGGTTGCCCACTATACCATCAGCCCGCAGCACCGGCCTTTTGTGATTGCCGAAATGTCGGGCAACCATAATCAATCGCTCGAACGGGCGTTGGAAATCGTTGATGCCGTGGCCGATGCGGGTGCCCACGCGCTCAAACTGCAAACCTACACGCCCGACACGATTACCTTCAACGGCGCGTCAGACGAGTTTTATATCCGTGACAGCAACTCGCTCTGGGCGGATAAGAATCTGTATAAACTGTATCAGGACGCCTACACGCCCTGGGAGTGGCATAAACCTATTTTTGACCACGCCCAACAGCGCGGCATGATTGCCTTCAGTTCGCCCTTCGACACTACGGCGGTCGATTTTTTAGAATCGCTGAATGTGCCACTGTATAAGATTGCGTCGTTTGAAAATACCGATCATATTTTGTTGAAGCGGGTAGCGCAAACGGGCAAACCGGTGATTATGAGCACTGGTGTGGCGTCGGTGGCTGATCTGGAAGAATCGGTGCGCGTGTTGCGCGAGAACGGTTGTCGTGATCTGGTTCTGCTGAAATGCACCAGCACTTACCCCGCTACGCCCGAAAGTACGAACCTTCGCACCATTCCGCACCTGCGCGACCTGTTTAGTGTACCGGTGGGCCTGTCGGACCATACAATGGGTATCGGCGCGGCAGTAGCCGCCGTGGCTCTCGGTGCGGTGGTGCTGGAAAAACACGTTACCCTTCGCCGGGCCGACGGGGGCGTTGACTCGGCCTTCTCGCTCGAACCCGACGAATTGAAAAACCTCGTCATCGAAACCGAACGCGCCTGGCTGGCAATGGGTCAGGTGAGCTATACACTGACACCGAAAGAGCAGAAAAGCCGTCAATTCAAACGGTCGCTATACGTCGTTCACGACATTAAAGCTGGCGAACCCTTCACGCCCGACAACGTTCGGAGCATCCGCCCCGCCAACGGCCTGCACACCCGCTACTACGAGCAAGTGCTGGGACAGCTTGCTACCCAGGACGTGAAAGCAGGAACGGCACTAAACTGGAATCTTTTAAAGTGA